The following proteins are co-located in the Polyangia bacterium genome:
- a CDS encoding NUDIX hydrolase yields the protein MTEKAPKPTVDIIIENGGGIVLVKRKFPPLGWALPGGFVDAGEWVAQAARREALEETGLAVELLDLLGVYSNPARDPRGIYTVSVVYIARADGVPQGGDDAAVAQIFPLDALPPDIVFDHPQMIADYVRFRAGQGRPPLDR from the coding sequence GTGACCGAGAAGGCCCCCAAACCGACGGTGGACATCATCATCGAAAACGGCGGCGGCATCGTTCTGGTCAAGCGCAAGTTTCCGCCTCTCGGCTGGGCGTTGCCGGGCGGATTCGTCGACGCCGGCGAATGGGTGGCGCAGGCGGCCCGCCGCGAAGCCCTGGAAGAGACCGGGCTTGCCGTCGAGCTCCTGGACCTGCTGGGCGTCTATTCCAACCCGGCCCGCGATCCGCGCGGCATTTACACGGTCAGCGTGGTCTACATCGCCCGCGCCGACGGCGTTCCCCAGGGCGGCGATGACGCGGCGGTGGCCCAGATCTTCCCCCTGGACGCTCTGCCGCCAGACATCGTCTTCGATCACCCGCAGATGATCGCCGACTATGTCCGCTTTCGCGCCGGTCAGGGACGGCCGCCGCTTGATCGATGA
- a CDS encoding sulfatase-like hydrolase/transferase has protein sequence MRLRDLHGPVAASTFAGFVGAGLVDAAITMARADGPTPCSQLALLAFGLYGVVGLLAGLVLGALVAGVMGALPDGFRAIRDNPARDRHAAGNIVAATIGLLVLAAGAAVGQRLLIGNMASQKLATIAAGGVVLIAAPVAAAIAMGSAAIARRGVDAVLPRPRLLGLTGMTLLVLVVGGVLAGILALSRADWRVLDLGPLVVLALAAVMALGHGLFWFGSAPGRRWRQRVPGVAALLGAAAALIALSLAARVPETSPAYEAISNGSLGLRFAVQVARRLSDGDGDGFSAAFGGGDCDDRRADVHPGAEDIPGDGIDQNCEGGDAVATIEPPPAAVPAPVSKRAAGSGFTGNILVITIDAMRADRLGVAGYGRPAGRSLTPALDALARRGTYFRRVWSQAPNTPRSFPATLTSRYPSEIAWDKPGVNYPNLLPSNQTFFESLAAAGLRPIGIFSHFYFTADRGISKGFAEWSNDGAGTVAESNKDIAAPRIVPRVIDRLRKAAAKKERFVLWTHLFEPHSSYMPHPEFPTSLSGVPGLVEKYDYEIAFVDRWVGKLLDALKAAGLADNTAIVVAADHGEAWGEHKTFFHGQDLFDEQLRVPLIIAVPGQAAHVVDTDVALTDVGPTLVDLVGAAPPAVFRGRSLLPFIQGGQRPARPVYAELLPATAWPHHAAMMVDGDKKIIHRISDRRWELFDLRVDPGEKKNLADGGGDPKVFAAMKARLLGFEERRRD, from the coding sequence ATGCGGCTTCGAGACCTTCACGGGCCCGTGGCGGCTTCGACCTTCGCGGGGTTTGTGGGCGCCGGGCTGGTCGACGCCGCCATCACGATGGCGCGGGCCGACGGACCAACTCCTTGTTCCCAACTGGCCCTGCTGGCGTTCGGGCTCTACGGCGTGGTGGGCCTCTTGGCTGGGTTGGTGCTGGGGGCGCTGGTGGCCGGCGTGATGGGCGCCCTGCCCGACGGGTTTCGAGCCATCCGCGACAACCCGGCGCGCGATCGCCACGCCGCCGGAAACATCGTGGCCGCCACCATCGGACTGCTGGTGCTGGCAGCCGGCGCGGCCGTCGGACAGCGCCTGCTGATCGGCAACATGGCCAGCCAGAAACTGGCCACCATCGCCGCCGGCGGCGTGGTGCTGATCGCCGCGCCCGTCGCCGCGGCGATCGCCATGGGCTCGGCGGCGATCGCCCGGCGAGGGGTGGACGCGGTGCTGCCGCGGCCGCGGCTGCTGGGGCTGACCGGCATGACGTTGCTGGTGTTGGTGGTGGGCGGTGTGCTGGCGGGAATCCTGGCGCTGTCGCGGGCCGACTGGCGGGTGCTGGATCTCGGACCGCTGGTGGTGCTGGCGCTGGCCGCGGTGATGGCCCTGGGACATGGGCTTTTCTGGTTTGGCTCGGCGCCGGGGCGACGCTGGCGGCAGCGGGTCCCGGGCGTGGCGGCGCTGCTGGGCGCCGCCGCCGCGCTGATCGCGCTGTCGCTGGCGGCGCGCGTGCCGGAGACCTCGCCGGCCTACGAGGCGATCAGCAATGGATCGCTGGGCCTGCGCTTTGCGGTGCAGGTGGCGCGCCGGCTGTCCGACGGGGACGGCGATGGCTTCTCGGCGGCGTTCGGCGGCGGCGACTGCGACGACCGGCGCGCCGACGTTCACCCAGGCGCCGAAGACATCCCCGGCGACGGCATCGATCAGAACTGCGAAGGCGGCGACGCCGTGGCCACCATCGAGCCACCGCCCGCCGCGGTGCCAGCGCCGGTGAGCAAACGCGCCGCCGGGAGCGGTTTCACCGGCAACATCCTCGTCATCACCATCGACGCTATGCGCGCCGATCGCCTGGGGGTGGCCGGTTACGGTCGGCCGGCCGGGCGGTCGTTGACGCCGGCGCTGGACGCGCTGGCGCGGCGCGGGACCTATTTTCGCCGGGTCTGGTCGCAGGCGCCGAACACGCCGCGCTCCTTCCCGGCCACCCTGACCAGCCGTTACCCGTCGGAGATCGCCTGGGACAAACCGGGCGTGAACTATCCCAACCTGCTGCCGTCGAACCAGACCTTCTTCGAATCGCTGGCCGCCGCCGGATTGCGGCCGATCGGGATCTTCTCGCACTTTTATTTCACCGCCGACCGCGGCATCAGCAAGGGATTCGCCGAGTGGTCCAACGACGGCGCCGGCACGGTCGCGGAATCGAACAAGGACATCGCCGCGCCCCGCATCGTGCCGCGGGTGATCGATCGGCTGCGCAAGGCGGCGGCGAAGAAAGAACGGTTCGTGCTGTGGACGCACCTGTTCGAACCGCATTCCAGCTACATGCCGCACCCGGAGTTTCCCACCAGCCTGTCGGGCGTGCCGGGTTTGGTGGAGAAATACGACTATGAGATCGCTTTTGTCGACCGCTGGGTGGGCAAGCTGCTTGATGCGCTGAAGGCCGCCGGCCTGGCCGACAACACCGCCATCGTCGTCGCCGCCGACCACGGTGAAGCCTGGGGCGAGCACAAGACGTTCTTCCACGGCCAGGATCTCTTCGACGAACAGCTCCGCGTCCCGTTGATCATCGCCGTCCCTGGGCAGGCCGCGCACGTCGTCGACACCGACGTGGCGCTGACCGACGTCGGGCCGACGCTGGTCGATCTGGTGGGCGCCGCGCCGCCGGCGGTCTTCCGCGGGCGCAGCCTGCTGCCGTTCATTCAAGGCGGCCAGCGCCCGGCCCGCCCGGTCTACGCCGAGCTGCTGCCGGCCACCGCCTGGCCGCACCACGCAGCGATGATGGTTGACGGCGACAAGAAGATCATTCACCGCATCAGCGACCGGCGGTGGGAACTGTTTGATTTGCGCGTCGATCCCGGCGAAAAGAAGAACCTGGCGGATGGAGGCGGCGACCCCAAAGTGTTCGCGGCGATGAAAGCGCGTCTGCTGGGCTTCGAGGAAAGGCGGCGCGACTAG
- a CDS encoding sulfatase has product MSSHHRPYQKNVRRRRALGCRRLALAAFLMSSCGGVRPGTTPGPGTDAASPNDHPLSVVDAALAAPATGVSSSADGARTAIDLVANRIQAVSHRQGRLVMDTGTPDFLKYIDGDWKTSWILGEKDQGRPAAMVATISSIFFFPLDTDGDGAGGGALSDTLLSFTGRSLAPKQRLSIFVNEKPITTLDIDEQTKRYDVTVPASACKLGDNRVRLTFRAAGTSAGGQRSAAAIHSISIGPAGLGPLVESAKPVAAQTIDLGGVKRAAVTLAGSQGGRLSYYLALPVGARLSLSYGSKAPGASVEVRVAVDGARPRVLHQGAAVADHWTDAIVDLGAAGGQAARIDLVSRGGDVAWGDPRVVVTAPVPPPLPHKTFDHLFVWMVDTLRADKVHVYNPQTRVQTPNYDDFAADATRFEWAQVPGTWSLPSHASLLTGVYPVVHKATAHEARLSADVPFVAEEMKKAGYKTALFSSNGYVSNKWGFDRGWDMYRNFIRENLPNSADYLWKIAKPWVLANQKHSEFAYLATVEPHVIYNPPKEFLIKYWNKPYHGPIKPTKTGVQLGLIKSGKLKINDNDKAYLEALHDGEITQSDAAFKVFVNDLKKAGLYDQSVVIVVSDHGDEFWEHGGEGHGHSVYQELTRVPLLIRAPGLLPPGHVVHSDVEIMDLFATMLELCGVRVPAQSEGTSLIPLVQDEVGRSPRAALTLDGTTARGLKVGRYRLIEAGKQELFDEIEDRREQHSVAADRPIALRQMRNVFGLLHAYEARWNKTRWGTAANVTPAFAHDVGL; this is encoded by the coding sequence TTGTCGTCGCACCATCGTCCGTATCAAAAAAACGTTCGTCGCCGTCGCGCCCTCGGCTGCCGTCGTCTGGCGCTGGCGGCGTTTCTCATGTCCAGTTGTGGCGGCGTCCGGCCCGGCACCACGCCCGGGCCCGGAACCGACGCTGCCTCGCCAAACGACCACCCCCTGTCCGTGGTCGACGCGGCGCTGGCTGCACCCGCCACCGGCGTGTCGTCCAGCGCGGATGGCGCCCGCACGGCGATCGATCTGGTGGCCAACCGCATCCAGGCCGTGTCGCATCGGCAGGGGCGGCTGGTGATGGACACCGGGACGCCGGATTTTCTCAAGTACATCGATGGCGACTGGAAGACGTCGTGGATCCTGGGCGAAAAAGATCAGGGCCGGCCGGCGGCGATGGTGGCCACCATCTCGTCGATCTTTTTCTTCCCGCTGGACACCGACGGTGACGGCGCGGGTGGCGGGGCGCTGTCCGACACGCTGCTGTCTTTCACCGGGCGGTCGCTGGCGCCCAAGCAGCGGCTGTCGATCTTCGTCAACGAAAAGCCCATCACCACGCTGGACATCGACGAGCAGACCAAACGGTACGACGTCACCGTGCCCGCGTCGGCGTGCAAGCTGGGCGACAACCGGGTGCGCCTGACCTTCCGCGCGGCGGGCACCAGCGCCGGCGGCCAGCGCAGCGCCGCGGCCATTCACAGCATCAGCATCGGGCCAGCCGGCCTGGGCCCGCTGGTCGAGTCGGCCAAGCCGGTGGCCGCGCAGACCATCGACCTCGGTGGCGTCAAGCGAGCGGCGGTCACTCTGGCGGGCAGCCAGGGCGGGCGGCTGTCGTATTACCTGGCGCTGCCGGTCGGCGCCCGACTGTCATTGTCGTACGGGTCGAAGGCGCCCGGCGCGTCGGTCGAGGTGCGGGTGGCCGTCGACGGCGCGCGGCCGCGGGTGCTGCACCAGGGCGCGGCCGTCGCCGATCACTGGACCGACGCGATCGTCGATCTCGGCGCGGCGGGTGGGCAAGCGGCGCGCATTGATCTGGTCAGCCGTGGCGGCGACGTCGCCTGGGGCGATCCGCGCGTGGTGGTGACGGCGCCGGTGCCGCCGCCGCTGCCGCACAAGACGTTCGACCATCTGTTCGTGTGGATGGTGGACACCCTGCGCGCCGACAAGGTTCACGTCTACAACCCGCAGACGCGTGTGCAGACGCCGAACTACGACGACTTCGCCGCCGATGCGACCCGCTTCGAGTGGGCGCAGGTGCCGGGCACCTGGTCCCTGCCGTCACACGCGTCCCTGCTGACCGGCGTCTACCCGGTGGTGCACAAGGCCACCGCCCACGAGGCGCGGCTGTCCGCCGACGTTCCGTTCGTCGCCGAGGAGATGAAGAAGGCCGGTTACAAGACGGCCCTGTTCTCGTCGAACGGTTACGTGTCGAACAAGTGGGGCTTTGATCGCGGCTGGGACATGTACCGCAATTTCATCCGCGAGAACCTGCCCAACAGCGCCGACTATCTCTGGAAGATCGCCAAACCGTGGGTGCTGGCCAATCAGAAGCATTCCGAGTTCGCTTACCTTGCCACCGTCGAGCCGCACGTCATCTACAACCCGCCCAAAGAATTCCTGATCAAATACTGGAACAAGCCGTATCACGGCCCGATCAAGCCGACGAAGACGGGCGTGCAGCTGGGTTTGATCAAGAGCGGCAAGCTGAAGATCAATGACAACGACAAGGCCTATCTGGAAGCGTTGCACGACGGCGAGATCACCCAGAGCGACGCCGCCTTCAAAGTGTTCGTCAACGATCTGAAGAAGGCCGGCCTTTACGACCAATCGGTGGTCATTGTGGTCTCCGATCACGGCGATGAATTCTGGGAGCACGGCGGGGAAGGGCACGGCCATTCGGTCTATCAAGAGCTGACGCGCGTCCCGCTTTTGATCCGCGCGCCCGGCTTGCTGCCGCCCGGCCACGTCGTGCACAGCGACGTCGAGATAATGGATCTCTTCGCCACCATGCTGGAGCTCTGTGGCGTGCGCGTGCCGGCGCAGAGCGAAGGCACCTCGCTGATTCCGCTGGTGCAGGACGAGGTCGGCCGCAGCCCGCGCGCGGCGTTGACCCTGGACGGGACCACCGCCCGCGGTTTGAAAGTGGGCCGTTACCGTTTGATCGAAGCCGGCAAACAAGAATTGTTCGACGAGATCGAAGACCGCCGCGAACAACACAGCGTGGCCGCCGATCGTCCGATCGCCTTACGGCAGATGCGCAACGTCTTTGGCCTGCTGCACGCCTACGAGGCGCGCTGGAACAAGACCCGCTGGGGCACCGCGGCCAACGTCACGCCCGCTTTCGCCCACGACGTCGGTCTTTGA
- a CDS encoding polysaccharide deacetylase family protein, translated as MKGWRQLRAAARATVHTALVAAPLLGMLTASSWPLRLFFAALTAGGLYALVWAAFVYIPGFDLTFRIPWRGPARKKRMAITFDDGPNGAATEEVLELFRRHQAKATFFLVGRNVEAQPALAQRIAREGHAVGSHTYSHAKLHFLPRAQMQEEIDRGHACLGTVKISSELFRAPHGLKSWAMARYLRARGLRLIAWTDGVFDTDCPSGEVIFRRALPKLRGGEILLLHDGKLGHDRRPMLDALAKILDACAARGLQLVTVPELLGFGAAPSANQVTTTV; from the coding sequence ATGAAGGGCTGGCGACAATTGCGGGCCGCGGCGCGGGCGACGGTTCACACCGCGCTGGTCGCCGCGCCGTTGCTGGGTATGCTGACGGCGTCGTCCTGGCCGCTGCGACTTTTCTTTGCCGCCCTGACCGCGGGCGGTCTTTACGCCCTGGTGTGGGCGGCGTTCGTTTACATCCCCGGGTTCGATCTGACGTTTCGCATTCCCTGGCGCGGACCCGCGCGCAAAAAGCGCATGGCCATCACCTTCGACGATGGCCCGAACGGCGCCGCCACCGAAGAGGTGCTGGAATTGTTTCGGCGCCACCAGGCCAAGGCCACTTTCTTTCTGGTCGGGCGCAACGTCGAGGCGCAGCCGGCGCTGGCCCAGCGGATCGCCCGGGAAGGCCACGCCGTTGGCAGCCACACCTATTCGCACGCCAAGCTGCATTTTTTGCCGCGCGCGCAGATGCAGGAGGAGATCGATCGCGGCCATGCCTGCCTTGGCACGGTGAAAATTTCCTCCGAGCTCTTTCGCGCCCCGCACGGTTTGAAGTCGTGGGCGATGGCCCGGTATCTGCGGGCGCGCGGCCTGCGCCTGATTGCCTGGACCGATGGGGTCTTTGACACTGACTGTCCGTCCGGCGAGGTGATCTTTCGGCGCGCGTTGCCCAAGCTGCGCGGCGGGGAGATCTTGCTTTTGCACGACGGCAAGCTCGGCCACGATCGCCGACCGATGCTGGACGCGCTGGCGAAGATCCTCGACGCCTGCGCCGCGCGCGGCCTGCAGCTGGTTACGGTGCCCGAGCTGCTCGGCTTCGGCGCGGCTCCGTCGGCAAACCAGGTAACAACGACGGTTTGA
- a CDS encoding glycosyltransferase, with product MNGRRQRILFVIKNLQQGGTEGQLLQMLETLDHSLFEYRLCTVQSEVHCSGLPKNGAIGSLDAGVSDRNLPRRLAAVIDDYQPDLIHSFRDQVNLQIWRALRRSRHQPATLMSVRGRPIYPQYLAMARLFSRRCFKMTVNSCSVADALIGIGRVPKERIAVIHNISDAGRFQPPTAAQRAQARRALDLGGDQFVLLCPARLSFVKNQIGLVMALAWLKRQGRLPDDFVLLLPGRVRDRLSDRITRFLIKAGGLARQVRLPGTIGDLVPYYHAADALVLPSWAEGMPNVSLEGQLSGLPAVVSRQANRDGIVVDGGSGFVVPTGSVGALARAVARLIALPAEARQSMGRRGRAHVLERFPREAALQAMTRLYLQAIAAHAAAPRLTSTTPPLAVAASAAVKPSLLPGLPTEPRRSRAARAP from the coding sequence GTGAACGGACGTCGCCAGCGAATCCTTTTCGTCATCAAGAATCTTCAGCAAGGCGGAACCGAAGGCCAGTTGCTGCAGATGCTGGAGACACTGGACCACTCTTTGTTCGAGTACCGACTGTGCACCGTTCAATCCGAAGTGCACTGTTCCGGCCTGCCAAAGAACGGCGCGATTGGATCGCTGGACGCCGGCGTCTCTGACCGCAATCTGCCGCGTCGTCTGGCCGCGGTCATCGATGACTACCAGCCGGATCTGATTCATTCGTTTCGCGATCAGGTGAACCTGCAAATCTGGCGCGCCTTGCGGCGGTCGCGCCATCAGCCGGCGACGCTGATGTCGGTGCGCGGGCGGCCGATTTATCCGCAGTATTTGGCGATGGCCCGCCTCTTCAGCCGGCGTTGCTTCAAGATGACGGTCAATTCGTGCAGTGTGGCCGACGCCCTGATTGGCATCGGCCGCGTGCCGAAAGAGCGCATCGCCGTCATTCACAACATTAGCGACGCGGGCCGCTTTCAACCGCCCACCGCGGCCCAGCGCGCGCAGGCGCGCCGCGCCTTGGATCTGGGCGGCGATCAATTCGTGCTCTTGTGCCCGGCGCGACTGTCGTTTGTCAAGAACCAGATCGGTCTGGTCATGGCGCTGGCTTGGTTGAAACGGCAAGGGCGGCTGCCGGACGACTTTGTCCTGTTGCTTCCGGGGCGGGTGCGCGATCGGCTATCCGATCGAATCACGCGCTTTCTGATCAAGGCCGGTGGTCTGGCGCGCCAGGTGCGCCTGCCGGGGACGATCGGCGATCTGGTGCCGTATTATCACGCCGCCGACGCGCTGGTACTGCCGTCGTGGGCCGAGGGCATGCCCAACGTTTCGCTGGAAGGACAGCTGTCGGGCTTGCCGGCGGTGGTCAGCCGGCAGGCCAACAGGGACGGGATCGTCGTCGACGGAGGCAGCGGCTTCGTGGTGCCGACCGGATCGGTGGGCGCGCTGGCCCGGGCCGTGGCCCGCCTGATCGCCCTGCCCGCCGAGGCGCGCCAGAGCATGGGACGGCGCGGACGTGCGCACGTGCTCGAGCGGTTCCCACGCGAGGCCGCCTTGCAAGCCATGACCCGCCTCTATTTACAGGCCATCGCCGCTCACGCCGCCGCGCCAAGGTTAACCAGCACAACGCCGCCGTTGGCGGTGGCGGCGTCGGCGGCGGTCAAACCGTCGTTGTTACCTGGTTTGCCGACGGAGCCGCGCCGAAGCCGAGCAGCTCGGGCACCGTAA
- a CDS encoding glycosyltransferase family 4 protein — protein sequence MRVVFFVQGQVVPAARARGFAVVKALQSAGVHCEVRVPNPSVYGDTRLPFPFNRARPLYVPLAALSRYRHVRALGADDIVFFQRPMLELPTLALERLAARGRRCVFDFDDAIFHNWATSNKFQELIALSDHVIAGNRNLAAAAAAPAKTTIIPTTVDTDRYHPLPARDTRGRDVVVGWTGMSVNYHQLAHAAAGLSRALAKTGAKLLVISDRPPPAALAALRPTFVRWKAETEIEDLAAIDVGVMPLPDNPYERGKCAYKLIQYMALGRPGVASPVGANNDVVTPGKDGFLPASDDEWEQSIVNLVENPTLRAEMGQRARARVEEGYSLQAVVPRYLDVLRSVGWSAVNP from the coding sequence ATGAGAGTGGTGTTCTTTGTTCAGGGCCAGGTCGTGCCGGCCGCCCGCGCGCGTGGCTTCGCGGTGGTCAAAGCGCTGCAGAGTGCCGGCGTCCACTGTGAGGTCCGGGTTCCCAATCCCAGCGTTTACGGCGACACGCGGCTGCCGTTCCCCTTCAACCGGGCGCGCCCGCTTTACGTTCCCTTGGCGGCGCTGAGCCGCTACCGCCACGTACGCGCGCTGGGAGCTGACGACATCGTCTTTTTCCAGCGCCCGATGCTGGAATTGCCGACGCTGGCGCTGGAGCGTCTGGCCGCGCGGGGCCGGCGCTGCGTGTTCGATTTTGACGACGCCATTTTCCACAACTGGGCCACCAGCAACAAATTCCAGGAATTGATCGCGCTCTCTGACCACGTGATTGCCGGCAACCGCAATCTGGCCGCGGCCGCGGCGGCGCCCGCAAAGACGACCATCATCCCCACCACTGTCGACACCGATCGCTACCACCCCCTGCCGGCGCGCGACACCCGCGGGCGCGACGTGGTGGTGGGGTGGACCGGAATGTCGGTTAACTATCATCAGTTGGCGCACGCCGCGGCCGGATTGAGCCGGGCCCTGGCAAAGACGGGGGCGAAATTGCTGGTGATCTCTGACCGCCCGCCGCCCGCCGCGCTGGCGGCGTTGCGGCCAACCTTCGTTCGCTGGAAAGCCGAGACAGAAATTGAAGACCTGGCGGCCATCGACGTCGGGGTCATGCCGCTGCCGGATAATCCTTATGAGAGAGGCAAGTGCGCTTACAAATTGATCCAATATATGGCGCTGGGCCGCCCCGGAGTGGCCTCCCCGGTCGGCGCCAACAACGACGTCGTCACGCCCGGCAAAGACGGCTTTCTCCCGGCCAGCGACGACGAATGGGAACAGTCGATCGTGAACCTGGTGGAAAACCCGACGCTGCGGGCCGAAATGGGCCAACGGGCGCGGGCCCGCGTCGAAGAAGGCTATTCGCTGCAAGCGGTCGTGCCGCGATATTTGGACGTCCTGCGCAGTGTCGGTTGGTCGGCAGTCAATCCGTGA
- a CDS encoding PfkB family carbohydrate kinase gives MQPRVSDRVVGIGEATVVQMGVAPRSAETEVELHQFSVQAGGSVGTALATVCAFGGQARYVGRLSDDEFGAIILRGLKEFGVDTSQVLIEPGKISPASFVLVDERTGRRIVRYTRGSVIALDPGELPKDLLDDAALLLVDGRMPTAQIAAAERANALGIPVLLDARHLGAGMGELLALCDAVIGSERFAAEVAHSSDVKRSLREIVKLGPRVAVLTLGEEGAMGLESDAIVRAAAVPVEMYDSTGSSEVFRGAFAYGMLNGWSLDRSLPFANAAAGLNCRHLGGLGGIPSLAEVMRTAGLK, from the coding sequence ATGCAACCTCGGGTGTCCGACCGAGTGGTCGGAATCGGCGAAGCCACCGTCGTCCAGATGGGCGTGGCGCCGCGCTCAGCCGAGACGGAGGTCGAGCTGCACCAGTTCAGCGTGCAAGCGGGCGGTTCGGTCGGCACGGCGCTGGCCACGGTGTGTGCGTTCGGCGGCCAGGCCCGCTACGTGGGACGGCTGTCCGACGACGAGTTTGGGGCCATCATCCTGCGCGGCCTGAAAGAGTTCGGGGTCGACACCTCGCAGGTCTTGATTGAACCGGGCAAGATCTCCCCCGCGTCGTTCGTGCTGGTCGACGAGCGCACCGGCCGTCGCATCGTCCGCTACACCCGCGGCAGCGTGATCGCGCTGGATCCGGGCGAGCTGCCGAAAGATCTTCTGGACGACGCCGCCCTGCTGCTGGTCGACGGTCGCATGCCGACGGCGCAGATCGCCGCCGCCGAACGGGCCAACGCGCTGGGCATCCCCGTGCTACTGGACGCCCGGCACCTGGGCGCCGGGATGGGTGAGCTCTTGGCTCTGTGCGACGCGGTGATCGGCTCGGAACGGTTCGCGGCCGAGGTGGCCCATTCGTCGGACGTCAAACGCAGCCTGCGCGAGATCGTCAAGCTGGGTCCGCGCGTGGCCGTGCTGACCCTGGGCGAAGAAGGCGCCATGGGCCTCGAGAGTGACGCCATCGTGCGCGCCGCCGCCGTTCCAGTGGAGATGTACGATTCCACCGGCTCCAGCGAAGTTTTCCGGGGTGCGTTCGCCTACGGCATGCTGAACGGCTGGAGCCTGGATCGCAGCTTGCCCTTCGCCAACGCCGCCGCCGGGCTGAACTGTCGCCACCTGGGCGGCCTGGGCGGGATCCCGTCGCTGGCCGAGGTGATGCGCACAGCCGGATTGAAATAG